Proteins from a single region of Chloroherpeton thalassium ATCC 35110:
- a CDS encoding DinB family protein, which translates to MAKNLEDLFGGTKKSNQKSFIDAYSKFFGKLGFLLDGVASSKLRWKPNPKQFSVREMICHFVEHEALAITNLNSMLCASSENPPKLVELDTIALSEKCEYNEQNELYALDSLKYIRKYMTEVLKGLSDAQFEKTGILANGKTITLKAFLEAHNEHTANHLREMELLVEDLKMRD; encoded by the coding sequence ATGGCAAAGAACCTTGAAGACCTTTTTGGCGGCACAAAAAAATCCAATCAAAAATCCTTCATTGACGCGTATTCAAAATTTTTTGGAAAGCTTGGGTTTTTGTTGGATGGTGTTGCGTCCTCAAAGCTCAGATGGAAACCCAATCCGAAGCAGTTTTCCGTTCGTGAAATGATTTGCCACTTTGTTGAGCATGAAGCGTTGGCCATAACAAACCTCAACTCGATGCTTTGCGCATCGTCTGAAAACCCACCAAAGCTCGTTGAACTCGATACCATCGCGCTGTCTGAAAAATGCGAATACAACGAGCAAAACGAATTATATGCGTTAGATTCGCTGAAATATATTCGCAAATACATGACCGAAGTGCTCAAAGGACTTAGCGATGCGCAGTTTGAAAAAACGGGCATATTGGCTAATGGAAAAACCATTACGCTAAAAGCGTTTCTTGAAGCTCATAATGAACATACGGCAAATCACTTGCGCGAAATGGAGCTCTTGGTGGAAGACTTAAAAATGCGTGACTAA
- a CDS encoding alanine dehydrogenase: protein MSYTSDFGNLDFDIGLETLERVIIKTDKRMHVDLGVPKEITPDEKRVALTPSGAQILVEQGYCVCIEKGAGEHCNFTNEDYANAGASVVTSAEEVFKRSNVIVKVAPPLPAEFDYLQRNQVLVSALHLGMVKNDFIETLLKKAITGLAFEFIETRDGEFPIVRSLSEISGTLAIHIAAKYLETGNGGRGILLGGIAGVPPANVVIIGAGTVGQYAAQAALGLGAHVMVIDKELNRLRKFQTLFNRQISTATANDHYIARAARTADVMIGALSPRAKMMKPLVSEEVVMGMRKGSVIIDVSIDQTACFETSQRTSHSEPTFVKHGVTHYCVPNIPSAVARTASYALTNALIPFLTKLGEYASISDALWKSTSLRNGTYAYKGYLTKKVLSDLSGLAYREVQMLLATDL from the coding sequence ATGAGTTATACCAGCGACTTTGGTAATTTAGATTTTGATATTGGTTTAGAAACGCTTGAACGGGTCATTATTAAAACCGACAAGCGGATGCACGTCGACCTTGGCGTTCCCAAGGAAATCACGCCCGATGAAAAACGGGTTGCATTGACTCCGTCCGGTGCTCAAATTTTAGTTGAGCAAGGCTATTGTGTTTGCATCGAAAAAGGCGCTGGTGAGCATTGCAATTTCACAAATGAAGATTATGCAAACGCGGGCGCTTCTGTGGTTACTTCAGCTGAAGAAGTATTTAAGCGCTCGAACGTGATTGTAAAGGTTGCGCCGCCACTTCCCGCAGAATTTGATTATTTGCAGCGCAATCAAGTGTTGGTTTCTGCCTTGCACCTTGGAATGGTAAAAAATGACTTCATTGAAACCCTTCTTAAAAAAGCCATTACGGGGCTTGCTTTTGAATTTATTGAAACCAGAGATGGCGAATTTCCAATTGTTCGTTCCTTAAGTGAAATTTCTGGTACACTTGCCATTCATATTGCCGCTAAGTATTTGGAAACTGGCAATGGCGGGCGAGGCATTTTGCTCGGCGGAATTGCCGGTGTGCCGCCAGCCAATGTGGTGATTATCGGTGCGGGAACAGTCGGGCAATATGCTGCGCAAGCTGCGCTCGGGCTTGGCGCGCATGTGATGGTGATTGACAAGGAACTGAATCGTTTGCGAAAATTCCAAACCCTGTTTAATCGGCAAATTTCAACAGCAACAGCCAACGATCATTATATCGCCAGAGCTGCCAGAACTGCCGATGTGATGATTGGGGCACTCAGCCCCAGAGCAAAAATGATGAAGCCACTTGTTAGCGAAGAAGTGGTAATGGGAATGCGTAAAGGGTCTGTTATCATTGATGTGTCCATTGATCAAACGGCTTGTTTTGAAACCAGCCAGCGAACCTCTCATTCCGAACCCACTTTTGTAAAGCACGGCGTCACGCACTATTGTGTTCCAAACATTCCTTCTGCCGTCGCCCGAACCGCTTCCTATGCACTCACCAACGCGCTCATTCCATTTTTAACCAAACTTGGCGAATACGCCAGCATTTCGGATGCACTTTGGAAAAGCACCAGCTTGCGAAATGGAACTTATGCTTATAAAGGATATTTAACCAAGAAAGTGCTGTCCGACCTTTCTGGCCTTGCCTATCGCGAAGTGCAAATGCTACTGGCCACGGACTTGTAA
- a CDS encoding cytochrome c biogenesis protein: MNASTIKTSMVKQLPLKIGIYIWLSLVIVFAILSPNKVGMLDETTKNMYFHVPMSIAATLAFFSSMWFGFRYLRHKNLEDDLKAEAASGLGFLFNILAMATGAIWAKFMWGAYWHWDPRQTTIFLLFLIYSAYFALRSAVEVPEKRASLSSVYSIFAFPPVIFLYFILPRMVPGLHPGAPEKNNPDVNPSVSGSTDMIIRLTLYAAMIGFAALYFWMHNLRSRSATLSAKLEARAAEEPA, from the coding sequence TTGAACGCTTCAACGATTAAGACTTCTATGGTTAAGCAATTGCCTCTGAAAATCGGAATTTATATTTGGCTCTCGCTCGTCATTGTTTTTGCGATCCTTTCGCCAAACAAAGTGGGAATGCTGGATGAAACCACGAAAAATATGTACTTCCACGTTCCCATGTCGATTGCGGCGACCCTCGCATTTTTTTCGTCCATGTGGTTTGGCTTTCGGTACTTGCGCCACAAAAACCTTGAAGATGATTTGAAAGCCGAAGCGGCCTCCGGGCTCGGTTTTTTGTTTAATATTTTAGCGATGGCAACCGGCGCGATTTGGGCAAAATTCATGTGGGGCGCTTATTGGCATTGGGACCCGCGCCAAACCACCATCTTTCTCCTCTTTCTGATTTATTCGGCTTATTTCGCGCTCCGCTCCGCGGTTGAAGTGCCGGAAAAGCGAGCGTCGCTTTCTTCCGTGTATAGCATTTTCGCGTTTCCGCCGGTGATTTTCCTGTATTTCATTTTACCCAGAATGGTGCCAGGCTTGCACCCGGGCGCGCCGGAAAAAAACAATCCCGATGTGAATCCATCGGTTTCCGGGTCAACCGATATGATCATTCGCTTAACGCTCTACGCCGCAATGATTGGATTTGCCGCACTCTATTTTTGGATGCACAACCTCCGAAGCCGCTCCGCAACACTTTCCGCTAAACTGGAAGCTCGCGCTGCCGAAGAGCCTGCGTAA
- a CDS encoding NTP transferase domain-containing protein, with the protein MAKVFILCAGGSSKWGYYLGIPKPLIQINKEPLLHRTLRLLKGHKISDVTIVATDPILEQKGYSFFKPEASRWFVETVLSTESLWQEQNIFLMGDVFYTQEAIKTIVASADKLKFFGRPGKSMYSHKAHGEVFGITFSNEASQQVKAHGEKVIQAAKSLGHGKAWQLYRSLAGFGLDEKQVETAYFQVIDDFTDDFDTPEEYDLAIFRYNFVASRNPIKQLLLWIWVRVLDPISIKLFDKPIYA; encoded by the coding sequence ATGGCAAAGGTGTTTATCTTATGTGCGGGCGGGTCTTCGAAGTGGGGCTACTACCTTGGCATTCCAAAGCCGCTCATTCAAATCAATAAAGAACCCCTGCTTCATAGAACGCTGCGGCTGCTAAAAGGCCATAAAATTTCGGATGTAACGATTGTTGCCACCGACCCAATTTTAGAGCAGAAAGGCTATTCATTTTTTAAGCCAGAGGCTTCGCGCTGGTTTGTCGAGACGGTGCTTTCAACAGAATCACTTTGGCAGGAGCAAAATATTTTTTTGATGGGCGATGTGTTCTATACGCAGGAAGCCATTAAAACCATTGTTGCATCGGCAGATAAGCTGAAGTTTTTTGGTCGGCCTGGAAAAAGCATGTATTCGCACAAAGCGCATGGCGAAGTGTTTGGCATCACGTTTTCAAACGAAGCCAGCCAGCAAGTGAAAGCGCATGGCGAAAAAGTGATTCAAGCGGCAAAATCTCTTGGGCATGGGAAAGCTTGGCAGCTTTATCGCAGTTTAGCGGGTTTTGGATTGGATGAAAAACAAGTGGAAACCGCGTATTTTCAAGTCATCGATGATTTTACCGACGATTTTGATACGCCTGAAGAATACGATTTAGCGATTTTCCGATACAACTTTGTCGCTTCAAGAAATCCCATAAAACAGCTTTTACTTTGGATTTGGGTCCGCGTGCTCGACCCGATTTCAATTAAATTGTTTGATAAACCTATTTATGCCTAA
- a CDS encoding sterol desaturase family protein: protein MASQDLLQQISFGITVLAGLLLWLLEGFFPFFAGRARRGTHTLKNLSMAALNMLILIPGSVLTAFALSVSARFWPGIHLLGLPFALQTLVFILLIDLWMYIWHRLNHQMNFLWRFHAVHHSDPDMDVSTAWRFHFVEIFLSEMIRLPVLMLIGAEIQALLLYTILMTPVIAFHHSNLRLTEQLDALLRKIIPSPNMHRIHHSIFREEHDSNYGSLFSFWDRIFGSFKIKSGISAMKIGLDGEREPEAQALPALLKRPFR from the coding sequence ATGGCCTCACAAGATTTGCTTCAACAAATTTCCTTTGGCATAACGGTTTTGGCTGGGCTGTTACTTTGGCTCTTGGAAGGCTTTTTCCCATTTTTTGCGGGTCGCGCGCGGCGAGGCACGCACACGCTGAAAAATCTATCGATGGCAGCGCTCAACATGCTGATTCTCATTCCAGGCAGCGTGCTGACGGCTTTTGCACTTAGTGTTTCAGCGAGGTTTTGGCCGGGCATCCACCTGTTGGGATTGCCGTTCGCTCTGCAAACGCTGGTTTTTATTTTGCTCATCGATCTTTGGATGTACATTTGGCATAGGCTCAATCACCAAATGAATTTTCTTTGGCGTTTTCATGCGGTGCATCACAGCGATCCAGATATGGATGTCAGCACGGCTTGGCGTTTTCACTTTGTAGAAATTTTTCTTTCCGAAATGATTCGCTTGCCGGTGCTCATGCTGATTGGCGCAGAAATCCAGGCGCTTTTGCTTTACACGATTTTGATGACGCCTGTAATCGCCTTTCACCATAGCAATCTTCGTTTGACCGAGCAGCTTGACGCGCTACTGCGGAAGATCATTCCGTCGCCCAACATGCACCGGATTCATCACTCGATTTTCCGAGAGGAGCACGACTCGAACTATGGAAGTCTGTTTTCGTTTTGGGATAGAATTTTTGGAAGCTTTAAAATAAAATCCGGCATAAGCGCCATGAAGATCGGGCTTGATGGGGAACGCGAGCCTGAAGCGCAAGCCTTGCCAGCGCTGCTTAAACGGCCATTTCGCTAA
- a CDS encoding 2Fe-2S iron-sulfur cluster-binding protein yields the protein MPQVEINGTLFHADLEDSILDVARKEKSHIGYSCGGNGACQTCEVVVHEGMEALSEINPTEMAWLTPQKREEGHRLACQAKIVQDGIPIRVTTRVQMLMEIFTKTFNKEDRAEDTPGPDPKAVSAFIKFIGKETVSHLAVVPSAAMNSAFKLVEGDYSPSTIKEALKAWREQIPDIEPRFDKLSDAVAKLSQMKPENLPKSLQPVFESAEPLAKGLSELVGNFIGAAAKGNPFAPKKPRPGVHHIDIEMPEKNTKHFSEENNG from the coding sequence ATGCCGCAAGTAGAAATAAATGGAACACTTTTCCACGCCGATTTAGAGGACTCCATACTTGATGTTGCAAGAAAAGAAAAAAGTCATATAGGATATTCATGTGGCGGAAATGGGGCTTGCCAAACATGCGAAGTGGTTGTGCATGAAGGCATGGAAGCGCTCTCCGAAATTAACCCAACGGAAATGGCCTGGCTAACGCCGCAAAAGCGCGAAGAAGGGCACCGTTTGGCCTGTCAGGCTAAAATTGTTCAGGATGGTATTCCTATTCGTGTGACAACGCGAGTTCAAATGCTGATGGAAATTTTTACAAAGACGTTTAACAAAGAAGATCGTGCAGAGGATACGCCAGGGCCTGATCCAAAAGCGGTTTCTGCTTTCATTAAGTTTATTGGGAAAGAAACGGTTTCCCATTTAGCCGTTGTCCCTTCTGCGGCAATGAATTCAGCTTTCAAACTGGTCGAGGGAGACTACTCGCCGAGTACCATCAAAGAAGCGCTAAAAGCATGGCGGGAACAAATACCAGATATCGAGCCCAGATTTGATAAACTTTCAGACGCCGTCGCTAAACTTTCCCAAATGAAGCCGGAAAATTTGCCAAAATCGTTGCAACCGGTGTTTGAATCCGCCGAGCCGCTTGCGAAAGGACTTTCAGAGTTGGTTGGCAATTTTATCGGTGCAGCGGCAAAAGGCAATCCGTTTGCACCGAAAAAGCCGCGCCCAGGTGTGCACCACATAGATATTGAAATGCCTGAGAAAAATACAAAGCACTTCAGTGAAGAAAATAACGGATAA
- a CDS encoding COG3014 family protein → MAEHPIDLQHNHFVAIASIAVFLRKNASGYRVPKIHKQTIFLIALFSAMIFSGCAGMNTAFYKTVETNLVAGNYTQAAAQLAKNQSEFGTKSSVLYNLELGLLDHYAGQYDESNQHFFAAEKEMQLLYTKSISQAAVSLLTNDNELPYEGEDFEKVFVNLFLALNYVGMGNLEDALVEARKVDVKLSEYSRRYQGKNVYQKDAFVRYLMGAIYEAEGELNDAYISYVKAYEGYQLYEKQYGTKMPESLADDILRTAYQLDFEDDLEHYEQLFGKTYQPKSLSEGSLFILIYSGQGPIKEEVKISPTIFDRDGMSHTFAMAVPKFKSRELGTRVYQVGLASADGLKRTTAEVGQDVTAIAKKNLQNRLDLIYLKAGGRAVLKFLAVEAAKKKAKKQTSALGGALFGALLDVGYSASEAADVRTWRTLPHQIQVARFRSTPGTYQLIVKNGTRVVGQTTTEIKPNTITFKVFPDVN, encoded by the coding sequence ATGGCAGAACACCCAATTGATTTGCAACACAATCACTTCGTAGCGATTGCATCTATTGCCGTTTTTCTTCGGAAAAATGCGTCTGGCTATCGCGTACCGAAGATTCACAAACAGACGATTTTTCTCATAGCCCTTTTCTCCGCTATGATTTTCAGCGGTTGCGCTGGAATGAACACGGCATTTTACAAAACAGTTGAAACCAACTTGGTTGCTGGAAATTATACCCAAGCTGCCGCACAACTCGCAAAAAATCAAAGTGAGTTTGGCACCAAAAGCTCGGTTCTTTACAACCTCGAACTCGGGTTACTCGATCACTACGCCGGCCAATATGACGAAAGCAACCAGCATTTTTTTGCAGCAGAAAAAGAAATGCAACTGCTTTACACGAAAAGCATTTCTCAAGCTGCGGTTTCGTTGCTTACAAACGACAATGAATTGCCCTATGAAGGTGAAGATTTTGAGAAGGTTTTTGTCAATTTGTTTCTTGCGCTGAACTATGTCGGCATGGGAAATTTAGAAGATGCGCTGGTTGAAGCTCGAAAAGTCGATGTAAAACTGAGCGAATATTCACGCCGATATCAGGGAAAAAATGTCTATCAAAAAGATGCGTTTGTGCGCTACTTGATGGGCGCGATTTATGAGGCCGAAGGCGAACTGAACGACGCCTATATTTCTTACGTCAAAGCCTACGAAGGCTATCAGCTTTATGAAAAACAGTACGGCACCAAAATGCCAGAATCGCTTGCCGACGACATTTTGCGCACGGCTTATCAGTTGGACTTTGAGGATGATTTAGAACATTACGAACAGCTTTTCGGCAAAACTTACCAGCCCAAAAGCCTATCGGAAGGCAGCTTGTTTATTTTGATTTATTCCGGTCAAGGACCGATCAAAGAAGAAGTGAAAATCAGTCCGACCATTTTTGACAGAGATGGCATGTCGCACACATTTGCAATGGCTGTTCCGAAGTTCAAATCGCGCGAGCTTGGCACACGCGTTTATCAAGTTGGGCTTGCCAGCGCCGACGGCTTAAAAAGAACAACGGCGGAAGTTGGCCAAGATGTGACCGCAATCGCGAAAAAGAATCTTCAAAATCGCCTGGATTTAATTTATCTAAAAGCAGGCGGGCGCGCAGTTTTGAAGTTTTTGGCTGTTGAAGCCGCCAAAAAGAAAGCAAAAAAACAGACTTCAGCGCTTGGCGGCGCGCTATTTGGCGCGCTTTTGGACGTTGGCTATTCGGCCTCCGAAGCCGCTGATGTGAGAACTTGGCGCACGCTTCCACATCAAATTCAAGTGGCGAGATTTCGTAGCACGCCCGGCACTTATCAGTTAATTGTGAAAAATGGAACGCGCGTTGTTGGGCAAACTACAACTGAAATCAAGCCGAACACGATCACTTTTAAAGTTTTCCCAGATGTCAATTAA
- a CDS encoding DUF1350 family protein — MPQYKKICNSHVAIPEKPIGVVEFYGGQFFGQFPLGSYEYFLQCLYEAGYAVIAVPYEFSTNHIAVARKLLTVRDCVKKAFPELEDLTFFWIGHSLGCKLIAMLEAWTEKETNRLVLPASYKSMAEAEELAQLSGIYDQPSVLLAPVFADNDDLVPFPPISYLIDKIGLGVKPTRQEVRDEIERSDLFNLTGIVCFKDDDVAGHFSSNAEKKDVPWLIEKLSKPGRTDEFYKQELPGGHLKPNGDYCCQHVFGVQMVAGVLVVPTIQHAPRDLEPVVLTMLNKLGEGI, encoded by the coding sequence ATGCCCCAATACAAAAAAATTTGTAATAGCCATGTTGCGATTCCTGAAAAACCAATTGGCGTGGTCGAATTCTATGGTGGCCAGTTTTTTGGACAATTTCCGCTTGGCTCGTACGAATACTTTTTGCAATGCCTTTACGAGGCCGGCTATGCGGTGATTGCTGTGCCTTATGAATTCAGTACAAATCACATTGCCGTTGCTCGCAAGCTTTTGACGGTGCGCGACTGTGTCAAAAAAGCTTTTCCAGAACTCGAAGACCTGACTTTTTTCTGGATTGGGCACAGCTTGGGTTGCAAACTCATTGCTATGCTCGAAGCTTGGACGGAAAAGGAAACCAACCGCTTGGTTTTGCCCGCATCATACAAAAGTATGGCCGAAGCTGAAGAGCTCGCACAGCTTTCCGGTATTTACGATCAGCCTTCTGTGCTATTGGCGCCAGTTTTTGCTGACAATGACGATTTAGTTCCATTTCCGCCAATATCTTATTTGATCGATAAAATCGGACTCGGTGTGAAACCAACCCGTCAAGAAGTTCGCGACGAAATCGAACGAAGCGATCTTTTCAATTTGACAGGTATTGTGTGTTTCAAGGACGATGACGTCGCCGGTCATTTCAGCTCTAACGCGGAGAAAAAAGATGTGCCTTGGCTGATTGAAAAACTTTCGAAACCAGGACGCACCGATGAATTTTACAAGCAAGAACTTCCTGGCGGACATTTAAAGCCTAATGGTGACTATTGCTGTCAGCATGTGTTTGGTGTACAAATGGTGGCGGGTGTTCTTGTGGTTCCAACCATTCAACATGCGCCGCGCGATTTAGAGCCCGTGGTTCTGACTATGTTGAACAAATTGGGTGAAGGTATTTAA
- a CDS encoding calcium/sodium antiporter, which yields MDFSAILLLVGGFVLLVFGAEVLVRGASRLAVMFGISPLVIGLTVVSFGTSSPEIAVSVQSSFAGQADLALGNVVGSNIANILLVLGASAIAAPLTVSIQLVRLDVPLMIGVSILLLLLGLDGNLSLIDGVVLFLGVVGYTSFLVIQSRKQSKAEQEAANEEYGIDEQESAMQRWLINPGFIVIGLVMLVFGSDLLVDGAIIIAKAFGVSEFVIGLTIVAVGTSLPELATSVVASLRGERDIAVGNAVGSNLFNILLVLGVSSIIAPGGLTVTDAAIHFDIPIMIGVALLCMPIFFNGIVARWEGLFFLVLYASYVMELYFSTTSHPLFPLYNEFLMKGLLPVTTLLLIFVTVRALRLMRQKASQKST from the coding sequence ATGGATTTTTCTGCAATTCTGCTTTTGGTTGGCGGATTTGTTTTGCTGGTTTTTGGTGCTGAGGTGCTGGTTCGCGGGGCCTCGCGCTTAGCCGTGATGTTTGGAATTTCTCCGCTTGTTATTGGATTGACGGTTGTTTCATTTGGCACAAGTTCGCCAGAAATTGCCGTCAGTGTGCAGTCGAGTTTCGCAGGCCAAGCCGACCTTGCCCTTGGAAATGTGGTTGGCAGCAACATTGCAAATATTTTGTTGGTTTTGGGCGCTTCGGCCATTGCTGCGCCGCTGACGGTGTCCATACAATTGGTTCGCTTGGATGTTCCGCTGATGATCGGCGTCTCCATTTTGCTATTGCTTTTAGGGCTCGACGGCAATCTTAGTTTGATAGATGGCGTGGTGCTTTTTCTTGGCGTGGTTGGCTACACCTCTTTTCTTGTGATACAAAGTCGCAAACAAAGCAAAGCAGAACAAGAAGCGGCAAACGAAGAATACGGCATAGATGAACAGGAAAGCGCCATGCAGCGCTGGTTGATAAATCCTGGCTTCATTGTTATTGGCCTTGTGATGTTGGTTTTCGGCTCTGATTTGCTCGTGGATGGCGCGATCATCATCGCAAAAGCCTTTGGCGTAAGCGAGTTTGTCATTGGCCTCACGATTGTTGCGGTTGGAACTTCGTTGCCAGAGCTGGCCACTTCGGTTGTTGCCAGTTTGCGAGGCGAGCGCGACATTGCGGTTGGAAATGCTGTTGGAAGCAACTTGTTTAATATTTTGCTGGTGCTGGGAGTTTCCAGCATTATTGCACCAGGCGGACTTACGGTCACTGATGCCGCCATTCACTTCGACATTCCCATCATGATTGGCGTGGCGCTGCTTTGTATGCCTATATTTTTCAATGGAATTGTGGCACGCTGGGAAGGATTGTTTTTCTTAGTTTTATATGCAAGCTATGTGATGGAGCTATATTTTTCAACGACTTCACACCCGCTGTTTCCGCTCTACAACGAGTTTCTCATGAAAGGCCTTCTTCCAGTAACAACGCTTTTACTGATTTTTGTGACAGTACGAGCCCTTCGGCTGATGCGCCAAAAAGCATCTCAAAAATCTACTTGA
- a CDS encoding succinate dehydrogenase iron-sulfur subunit, with the protein MQLEVTIKRFNPEKDSAPSYKTYQVEAEENERVLDVLNKVKWEQDGTLTYRKSCAHGVCGSDAMLINGENRLACSTLVKDLKSNKLKVEPLPGSSVVKDLVVDMDPFWNKYVTIKPFLINDEPVPETERYQSQEAHSLIEEATRCILCGACTFSCPSSWGDDEYLGPAALLKAYRFIFDSRDRAGDERLQIIDNNKGLWKCYTIFNCVQACPKEIDITKHISALKRKTVAEKY; encoded by the coding sequence ATGCAGCTCGAGGTCACCATTAAACGATTCAATCCTGAAAAGGATAGTGCCCCATCTTACAAAACGTATCAAGTAGAGGCGGAAGAAAATGAGCGCGTGCTTGATGTGTTGAACAAGGTTAAATGGGAGCAAGACGGTACGCTTACGTATCGAAAGTCTTGTGCCCATGGTGTTTGTGGCAGCGATGCAATGCTTATCAATGGTGAAAATCGTTTGGCTTGTTCTACTTTGGTAAAAGATTTAAAATCCAATAAGCTCAAAGTAGAGCCATTGCCCGGTTCTTCAGTCGTCAAAGACTTGGTTGTTGATATGGATCCGTTCTGGAACAAATATGTGACCATCAAGCCCTTCCTTATTAATGACGAGCCTGTGCCAGAAACCGAGCGTTATCAAAGTCAGGAGGCACATTCGCTCATTGAAGAAGCCACTCGCTGTATTCTTTGCGGCGCGTGCACTTTTTCGTGTCCTTCTTCTTGGGGGGATGATGAATACCTCGGGCCTGCGGCACTGTTAAAAGCCTACCGGTTTATTTTTGACTCACGGGATCGAGCTGGCGATGAACGCCTTCAGATTATCGATAACAACAAAGGGCTTTGGAAGTGCTACACCATTTTCAACTGCGTGCAGGCTTGCCCAAAAGAGATCGATATCACGAAGCACATTTCCGCTCTGAAAAGAAAAACGGTGGCAGAAAAATATTAA
- a CDS encoding 2Fe-2S iron-sulfur cluster-binding protein has product MPTVEINGQKSQAFVEETLLAVGRREKSHIGYACGGNGLCQTCDVVVHEGGELLSEPNEVEKAWNPQKKLDDGHRLACQARVMKEGTVTLTTRPEKTKMLYEEAFGMAGEDGKKHTNMAAIGELMAFIGIETVEHTVRMPFVFMNAFQRISAGELTEQANQDIQEAWKERMPEIQELMSKSTFGVSDSLTPLLGSLTATVQNLFGSLTGMFGGGNPQTAEASSEGTAYTVQDLPIELGKKA; this is encoded by the coding sequence ATGCCAACAGTTGAAATTAATGGACAAAAGTCTCAGGCATTCGTCGAAGAAACCCTATTGGCCGTAGGCCGCAGAGAAAAAAGCCATATCGGTTATGCGTGTGGCGGAAATGGTCTTTGCCAAACTTGCGATGTTGTTGTGCATGAAGGTGGAGAATTGCTTTCTGAGCCAAACGAGGTAGAAAAGGCATGGAATCCGCAAAAAAAATTGGACGACGGCCATCGTTTGGCATGCCAAGCGCGTGTGATGAAAGAAGGTACGGTCACGCTCACCACTCGCCCTGAAAAAACAAAGATGCTTTATGAAGAAGCGTTTGGCATGGCGGGCGAAGACGGTAAAAAGCACACCAATATGGCAGCTATCGGTGAACTGATGGCCTTCATTGGAATTGAAACCGTTGAGCACACCGTTCGGATGCCGTTTGTCTTTATGAACGCATTCCAGCGAATTTCTGCCGGTGAATTAACTGAGCAGGCCAATCAAGATATTCAAGAAGCGTGGAAAGAGCGCATGCCTGAAATCCAAGAGTTGATGAGCAAATCAACCTTCGGTGTTTCGGACTCGCTGACGCCACTTCTCGGATCGCTAACAGCCACAGTTCAAAATTTATTTGGTTCTTTAACGGGCATGTTTGGCGGTGGAAATCCACAAACAGCGGAAGCTTCCTCTGAAGGAACAGCATACACCGTTCAGGACTTGCCAATTGAACTTGGTAAAAAAGCTTAG
- a CDS encoding penicillin-binding protein activator LpoB, producing the protein MNFSLFSGCASSGSSISVQRLAENSTTDISGDWNDTDSRLVSKAMIEQVLAEAWLENFIHDNQRKPVLIVGRIKNRSHEHINVQTFVKDIERALINSGEVDFVASTDERQQVRDERIDQALNASEDTQKGPGQETGADFMVIGSIASIIDQDGGEKVKFYQINLELINLENNRKVWIGEKKIKKSVSQSGVTF; encoded by the coding sequence ATGAATTTTAGCCTTTTTTCCGGGTGTGCAAGTTCAGGATCATCGATCAGCGTTCAGCGCCTTGCAGAAAATAGCACTACGGATATTAGCGGCGACTGGAACGACACCGATTCGCGCTTGGTCTCCAAAGCGATGATTGAACAAGTGCTCGCCGAAGCTTGGCTGGAAAATTTCATTCACGACAATCAGCGAAAACCGGTGCTTATTGTTGGGCGAATTAAAAATCGCTCGCACGAACATATTAATGTGCAAACATTTGTCAAGGACATCGAGCGCGCGTTGATTAACTCTGGCGAAGTAGACTTTGTAGCCAGCACTGATGAACGCCAGCAAGTGCGAGACGAACGCATCGATCAAGCACTCAACGCATCCGAAGACACACAAAAAGGACCCGGCCAAGAAACCGGCGCGGATTTTATGGTGATTGGTTCTATCGCAAGTATTATCGATCAAGATGGCGGCGAAAAAGTGAAGTTCTACCAGATCAATCTTGAGCTTATCAATCTTGAGAACAATCGCAAAGTGTGGATTGGCGAGAAAAAAATCAAAAAATCAGTTTCACAAAGCGGGGTGACCTTCTAA